TGCTATCGCAATCACGTTGTTCATTGTATCGGCTTCATTTTCAAAAATATAAGGAATTTGTACGTTTTGATAGCGGGTTTGATGTATGGAGCGTATTTCTTCGTGTTTCCTATAAAGCTCCTGATACAGTGTTTCTGTTACATGCGGCAAGTATGGTGCATAGAGTTGCAGTATACGCAATCCTGCATGGTAGAGTGCCCAACGAGTTGCAGAAACTTCTTTTTCGCTATAGTGCTCAGGGTTAAATAGCTGGTTTTTAATCAGCTCTAGGTAGTTATCACAGAAATCATTCCAGAAGAATTGTTCTATTGCGTCAAGAGCTAGCCCAAATTCTTGTTGTTCAAAATAGTGCTGATATTTTGCAAAGCATGCCGAAAGAGTGTGCAGGATCCACTTGTTAATCGCACCGATTTCATCGGGTGCGGTAGTAGTTTCAGTAAATTCAGCTAAATGCGGTTCGGCAAAGCGAAATGCGTTCCATAGCTTGGTGATCAGTTTTTGACCAACAGCAAGTTGTTCTTCTGAAAACATCATATCCTGGCCAAGTCGCCCTGAAGCCGTCCAGTAACGAATAGCATCAGCAGGGTATTTCTGTAACAATACCATGGGGTCCATGGTATTAGCATCTTTTTTGGAGAGCTTTTCTTTTTTATCACTCAGCACGTGGCCGGAAATTACAATGTCTTTCCATGGCGCAATTCCATGATGCATCCATGTTTTTACAATGGTATCAAAGGCCCAAGTACGAATAATATCATGTGCTTGTGGGCGCATGCTCATAGGGAGAAATTCCAGAACTTGTTTATCGTTGAAACACCCTTCGATACATTCTACTTCGCTGTGAAGCTTCGTAGAACACTCAGGGCGAGCGGAGTTGGAATGATTAATTTTTTCAGATTTTGATTCTGTTGATAGGCTCTCTTCCGCTCGTCCTGAGTGCCCCGAAGGGGTGTATCGAAGGATGGCGGAATTCTGAGAGGACTTGAATAAATTGTAGCAAATGTATGGTGTTAGTGATGATGTATTCCACGTGTCCATAACATCTGTATCAGGTTTAATATTAGTGCTGCCGCAATCGGTGCATGGACCGTTATACGGAACTTCTTGTGGATCAATTGGTAGCTGATCAGCATTAGCAAGTAATATTTTGCCACAATCTTGGCAGTGCCATGCAGGGAATGGAATGCCATAAAAACGCTGGCGGGATATTCCCCAATCCCACGCAAGATTTTCTACCCAATCATTGTAGCGAGATTTCATAAACGCTGGGTGCCAGGTAACTTCATTGGCAACATCTAAAAAGTTTTGCTTATACGGTAAAATAGAAATAAACCATTGTGGAAGTATCGTAAATTCGATTTCTTTTTTGCAGCGCTCGTGAACGTTTACTGAATGCGAAATCGCTTGTTGGCGTATCAAAAGATTATTTTCACGTAATTTTTCGATAACTGCCGTACGAGCATCAGTAACTTTTAGACCATTAAGAAATCCAGCGATATCGGTTAACTTACCATTTAAACCAATAACTTGGCGATAAGGAAGATTATGTTTTTTGTACCAGATGATGTCTGTTTTATCACCAAACGTACAAACCATAACCAGGCCGCTGCCTTTTTCAATTGAAACCAAGTCATCTTCCAGCAATGGTACGGTTTGACCAAACAGAGGCACGATTGCTTTTTTGCCGCG
This DNA window, taken from Candidatus Babeliales bacterium, encodes the following:
- a CDS encoding valine--tRNA ligase, producing the protein MEKRYDHQICETAAQQQWETDKTYKAENNPGKLFSIDTPPPTVSGTLHIGHIFSYTQTDIIARYKRMNGFSVFYPFGFDDNGLPTERYVEKKRNIRGHEMSRSEFIALCIQESLDAAETFKKLWQKMGLSADWDAVYSTISDDSRKISQESFIELFKKDYIYRKQEPALYCTTCRTSVAQAELDDQELPSLFNDIVFKDSDGNDLTIATTRPELLPACVAVLCNPNDTRYSHLRGKKAIVPLFGQTVPLLEDDLVSIEKGSGLVMVCTFGDKTDIIWYKKHNLPYRQVIGLNGKLTDIAGFLNGLKVTDARTAVIEKLRENNLLIRQQAISHSVNVHERCKKEIEFTILPQWFISILPYKQNFLDVANEVTWHPAFMKSRYNDWVENLAWDWGISRQRFYGIPFPAWHCQDCGKILLANADQLPIDPQEVPYNGPCTDCGSTNIKPDTDVMDTWNTSSLTPYICYNLFKSSQNSAILRYTPSGHSGRAEESLSTESKSEKINHSNSARPECSTKLHSEVECIEGCFNDKQVLEFLPMSMRPQAHDIIRTWAFDTIVKTWMHHGIAPWKDIVISGHVLSDKKEKLSKKDANTMDPMVLLQKYPADAIRYWTASGRLGQDMMFSEEQLAVGQKLITKLWNAFRFAEPHLAEFTETTTAPDEIGAINKWILHTLSACFAKYQHYFEQQEFGLALDAIEQFFWNDFCDNYLELIKNQLFNPEHYSEKEVSATRWALYHAGLRILQLYAPYLPHVTETLYQELYRKHEEIRSIHQTRYQNVQIPYIFENEADTMNNVIAIAAQVRKLKSEQQLSLKTPIATMHVFAQNSDLCDALAQHDQLIRGVTQATTVAYKEYSNQSSQLTQVDEAWHAQIILE